A region from the Manihot esculenta cultivar AM560-2 chromosome 13, M.esculenta_v8, whole genome shotgun sequence genome encodes:
- the LOC110630462 gene encoding BAHD acyltransferase At5g47980, which produces MEINVKIVKKEIIKPSSPTLDYLRNFKLSLLDQFSPAAYASMLLFYSVNGTADQDFDVFERSQQLKRSLSETLTRFYPLAGRIKDNAIIECNDEGALFVEARVDCLLSKFLEKPNNQLTRKLIPVDIVGFSEEHKGSVLLLVQASFFSCGGLAIGVSISHKIADASTVNTFIKGWAAAAHEAADEQKQLPLLYASSIFPPQNLPFHRMSTVKLNEDKCITERYVIEASKIAALKTKAGSESVRDPTKVEAVTAFIWKCAMKASRSNSKQCRPSALAQSVNLRKRMEPPLPENTIGNLMGHFASRATESSEIDLASLVVQMRKGMQDFGENYVKKLQGDNPLVAITEALREFGSLLHAGNDTDFYIFTSLCRFPFYGIDFGWGKPIWVSSPRDAFKNIVALIDSRDGDGIEAWVTLTEEDMAFFEGDEELLEVAALNPSVMH; this is translated from the coding sequence ATGGAGATCAATGTGAAGATTGTCAAGAAAGAAATCATAAAACCATCATCTCCAACCCTAGATTACCTTAGAAATTTTAAGCTCTCTCTTCTTGATCAGTTCTCGCCTGCTGCTTATGCATCTATGCTTCTGTTCTACTCAGTCAATGGTACTGCCGATCAAGATTTTGATGTTTTTGAAAGATCCCAGCAACTAAAAAGATCATTGTCTGAAACTCTGACTCGATTTTACCCATTGGCTGGTAGAATCAAAGACAATGCCATAATCGAATGCAACGATGAGGGAGCTCTTTTTGTTGAAGCAAGAGTTGATTGCCTTCTCTCCAAGTTCCTGGAAAAACCCAATAACCAGCTGACAAGAAAATTAATTCCTGTTGACATTGTTGGATTTTCAGAAGAACACAAGGGCAGTGTTTTGTTACTTGTTCAAGCTTCCTTTTTTTCTTGTGGTGGGTTGGCGATTGGCGTGTCTATTTCTCACAAAATAGCTGATGCAAGCACTGTGAACACTTTCATCAAGGGTTGGGCAGCCGCAGCTCATGAGGCCGCCGACGAGCAGAAACAGCTCCCATTACTTTACGCATCATCGATCTTTCCACCCCAGAATTTACCGTTTCATAGAATGTCAACTGTAAAGCTGAATGAAGACAAGTGTATTACAGAGAGATATGTGATTGAAGCTTCAAAGATTGCTGCCCTGAAGACTAAAGCTGGCAGCGAAAGTGTTAGAGACCCAACAAAAGTTGAAGCAGTCACTGCATTTATTTGGAAATGTGCAATGAAAGCATCAAGATCAAACTCAAAGCAGTGCAGACCATCTGCTTTGGCTCAGTCAGTGAACCTACGCAAAAGAATGGAGCCTCCTTTGCCTGAAAACACTATAGGAAACCTGATGGGCCACTTCGCTTCAAGGGCAACGGAGAGTAGCGAGATAGATTTGGCAAGCTTGGTTGTTCAAATGAGAAAAGGAATGCAAGATTTTGGCGAGAATTATGTGAAGAAACTCCAGGGAGACAATCCATTGGTAGCAATAACCGAAGCTTTAAGAGAATTTGGGAGCTTGCTTCATGCAGGAAATGATACAGATTTTTATATATTCACCAGCTTGTGTAGGTTTCCATTTTATGGGATTGATTTTGGGTGGGGGAAGCCAATCTGGGTGAGTTCTCCAAGGGACGCTTTCAAGAACATTGTTGCATTGATAGATAGCAGAGATGGAGATGGAATTGAGGCTTGGGTGACTTTGACAGAAGAAGATATGGCATTTTTTGAAGGTGATGAAGAACTGCTTGAAGTTGCTGCTTTGAATCCAAGTGTGATGCACTAG
- the LOC110630356 gene encoding serine/threonine protein phosphatase 2A 57 kDa regulatory subunit B' theta isoform, with protein sequence MIKQILGRLPRKPSKSSENREFGSPSAPSLNTSTSSGSSDLVSNRPATVNSSSPPGSNSASHLGYGHGSKPTQSVNQKINGNLVVAPYETLPGFKDVPNSEKQNLFIRKLNLCCVVFDFIDPTKGLKEKDIKRQTLVELVDYVTSANGKFTETVLQEVIKMVSVNLFRSLNPQPRDNKVLQAFDLEEEEPLMDPAWPHLQIVYEFFLRFVASPETDAKLAKRYIDHSFVLKLLDLFDSEDPREREYLKTILHRIYGKFMVHRPFIRKSINNIFFRFIFETEKHNGIAELLEVLGSIINGFALPLKEEHKLFLVRALVPLHKPKCLPIYHQQLSYCITQFVEKDCKLVDTVIRGLLKYWPITNSSKEVMFLSELEEILEATQPAEFQRCVVPLFHQIACCLSSSHFQVAERALYLWNNDHIENLIRQNRKIILPIIFPALEKNGRNHWNQVVQSLTLNVHKIFADVDPELFEECLKQFEEHEAREENMKVKHEATWKRLEEIAATKSAIPGSIPTLTSSG encoded by the exons ATGATCAAGCAAATACTTGGTAGGCTTCCACGGAAGCCATCAAAATCTTCGGAGAATCGTGAATTTGGGAGTCCATCTGCACCTTCTCTGAATACTTCCACTAGTTCTGGAAGCAGTGATCTTGTGAGTAATAGGCCTGCCACTGTCAATAGTTCGTCTCCTCCAGGCTCTAATTCTGCTTCACATTTAGGTTATGGTCATGGAAGTAAGCCTACCCAGTCTGTGAATCAAAAAATAAATGGCAATTTAGTTGTTGCTCCTTATGAGACATTGCCAGGATTTAAGGATGTCCCCAATTCTGAGAAGCAAAATTTGTTTATTAGAAAGCTGAACTTGTGTTGTGTGGTGTTTGACTTCATTGATCCAACTAAGGGTTTAAAAGAAAAGGACATTAAGCGCCAGACGTTGGTGGAGCTTGTGGATTATGTTACTTCTGCAAATGGGAAGTTCACAGAAACTGTCTTGCAAGAAGTTATAAAGATGGTATCTGTGAATTTGTTTAGGTCGCTTAATCCACAACCCCGCGATAATAAGGTTCTACAAGCGTTTGATTTGGAAGAAGAGGAGCCCTTGATGGACCCTGCATGGCCTCACTTGCAAATTGTTTATGAATTCTTTCTTAGATTTGTTGCTTCTCCTGAGACAGATGCAAAGTTGGCAAAGAGGTACATTGATCACTCTTTTGTTCTCAAGTTGCTAGATCTGTTTGATTCTGAGGATCCAAGGGAGAGGGAGTACCTGAAGACAATTCTACATCGCATCTATGGGAAGTTTATGGTTCATCGCCCATTTATAAGGAAGTCTATTAACAACATTTTCTTCCGATTTATTTTTGAGACAGAGAAACACAATGGAATTGCAGAGCTTTTAGAGGTTTTAGGAAGTATAATCAATGGGTTTGCTCTGCCGCTAAAAGAAGAACATAAATTGTTCCTTGTTCGGGCATTAGTCCCTCTTCACAAACCAAAGTGCTTACCTATATACCATCAGCAGTTGTCATACTGCATTACACAGTTTGTGGAAAAAGATTGCAAGCTCGTAGATACTGTTATAAGGGGTTTATTGAAGTACTGGCCTATAACTAATAGCTCAAAGGAGGTAATGTTCCTAAGTGAGCTTGAGGAAATCTTAGAAGCAACCCAGCCAGCAGAATTTCAAAGATGTGTAGTTCCCCTGTTCCATCAAATAGCTTGTTGCTTGAGCAGTTCACACTTCCAG GTGGCAGAAAGGGCTTTGTACTTGTGGAACAATGATCATATTGAGAACTTAATCAGACAGAACCGAAAAATTATACTGCCCATCATCTTCCCTGCCTTGGAAAAGAATGGACGTAATCACTGGAATCAGGTAGTGCAGAGCTTAACTCTTAATGTTCACAAGATCTTTGCTGACGTTGATCCTGAGCTATTTGAAGAGTGCTTAAAGCAGTTTGAAGAACATGAGGCAAGGGAAGAAAATATGAAGGTGAAACACGAAGCCACATGGAAGCGCTTAGAAGAGATTGCTGCAACAAAATCTGCTATTCCCGGCAGTATACCCACCCTAACATCTTCAGGCTAG
- the LOC110630357 gene encoding acylsugar acyltransferase 3 yields the protein MATDIQPQIISREMIKQSSPTPNHKTIHCLSFFDQICPRIYVPLVFFYPGKDHTISINDHKPETDTVHKSTLLKSSLSAALSFHYPLAGRIRDDLTIDCRDDGAVFLEAKANCELSDILKHPREETLKLLFPDGLWYKDSTLSSTLVVQITFFDCGGMSIAVCICHKIMDMASMCSFINDWASLARNSGQEICPEFNIGSLYPPLDLPVMKNNYQPPKKVNCASRRLVFDASDIAKLKTIAANEVNNPTRVEVATALLYKCAISAAKASSGSLKPTVSHHAMNMRTRVFPPLTQRCSGNLIGLFTVSTMEDDREIEFVSLVKKIREEKTQFSKTCSDETLTGEGLCLLVLESTKGLRENDSSNGKDQEVYLLSSWCRFPLYEADFGWGKPEWVTSICCEVKNVITVMDSRVGDGIEAFVTLEEEAMAMFERDKELLDFAYIY from the coding sequence ATGGCCACAGATATTCAGCCACAGATAATATCCAGAGAGATGATTAAACAATCCTCACCAACACCAAATCACAAAACAATTCACTGCCTCTCTTTCTTTGATCAGATCTGTCCTCGCATCTATGTCCCTCTTGTTTTCTTCTACCCTGGAAAAGATCACACCATTTCCATTAATGATCACAAACCAGAAACTGACACTGTTCATAAATCCACTTTGCTCAAGAGTTCTCTATCTGCAGCCTTATCCTTTCATTACCCACTAGCTGGAAGGATCAGGGATGATCTCACTATCGACTGCAGAGATGATGGAGCTGTATTTCTTGAAGCAAAAGCCAACTGCGAGTTATCTGACATTCTCAAGCATCCTAGGGAAGAAACCTTGAAGCTCTTGTTTCCTGATGGCCTATGGTATAAAGATTCAACCTTGAGCAGTACTCTTGTGGTTCAGATCACATTTTTTGACTGTGGAGGAATGTCAATTGCTGTGTGCATATGTCACAAGATCATGGACATGGCAAGTATGTGTTCTTTCATCAACGACTGGGCTTCCCTGGCTCGAAACTCAGGCCAAGAAATATGTCCCGAGTTCAATATAGGGTCTTTATATCCGCCTCTTGATCTACCAgtcatgaaaaataattatcagCCTCCCAAGAAAGTGAACTGTGCTTCCAGGAGGCTTGTTTTTGATGCTTCAGATATAGCCAAACTCAAGACCATTGCGGCAAACGAAGTTAACAATCCTACACGGGTCGAAGTGGCCACTGCACTACTATACAAATGCGCCATTTCTGCAGCCAAGGCAAGCTCAGGTTCCCTAAAGCCAACGGTTTCTCACCATGCAATGAATATGCGAACCAGGGTGTTTCCTCCATTGACACAAAGATGTTCAGGAAATCTAATTGGGCTCTTTACAGTGTCCACAATGGAAGACgacagggagatagagttcgttTCATTGGTGAAAAAGATTAGAGAAGAAAAAACTCAGTTCTCCAAAACCTGCAGCGACGAAACATTAACTGGGGAAGGATTGTGTTTACTCGTTTTGGAAAGCACGAAAGGGCTAAGAGAGAATGATTCTTCTAATGGTAAAGATCAGGAAGTGTATTTATTAAGTAGCTGGTGCAGGTTTCCATTGTATGAAGCAGACTTTGGATGGGGAAAACCAGAGTGGGTGACTTCAATTTGCTGCGAGGTGAAGAATGTTATAACTGTGATGGACTCGAGAGTAGGAGATGGGATTGAAGCATTTGTGACCTTGGAAGAAGAAGCCATGGCCATGTTTGAGCGTGATAAAGAGCTTCTTGATTTTGCCTATATATATTGA